In the Leptolyngbya sp. SIO1E4 genome, one interval contains:
- a CDS encoding Gfo/Idh/MocA family oxidoreductase translates to MNLSNNGLDIQSHRNQAEPIRVGVVGVGNMGQHHARVLSRLKDVELVGISDINVELGLDTASKYRVRFFEDYHDLIAHVDAICVAVPTRLHHTVGMECLQTGVHVLIEKPIAASIAEAESLVNAAAESNCILQVGHIERFNPAFKELHNVLRTEEVLALEARRMSPYSNRANDVSVVLDLMIHDIDLLLELAGSPVVKLSASGSRSANSGYLDYVTATLGFANGVVATLTSSKVTHRKIRTIAAHCRNSLTEADFLNNEILINRQTTANTKTDYGQVLYRQDGLIEKVYTSNIEPLHAELEHFVNCVRGGEQPSVGGEQALKALRLASLIEQMALDGKAWQGQDLATMGIEAPAIAV, encoded by the coding sequence ATTAACTTATCTAATAACGGTCTAGATATTCAGTCCCATCGGAATCAGGCCGAACCTATTCGGGTTGGGGTGGTCGGAGTTGGAAACATGGGGCAGCATCACGCCCGTGTTTTAAGTCGTCTTAAGGATGTTGAACTGGTTGGTATTTCGGATATCAACGTAGAGTTGGGCTTAGATACCGCAAGCAAATATCGGGTTCGCTTTTTTGAGGATTATCACGATTTAATTGCCCACGTAGACGCCATCTGCGTAGCAGTGCCGACGCGTTTGCATCACACCGTCGGCATGGAATGTTTGCAAACGGGCGTTCACGTTCTGATTGAAAAGCCGATCGCTGCCAGCATTGCTGAAGCAGAGTCGCTTGTGAATGCAGCGGCTGAATCTAACTGCATTCTGCAGGTAGGCCATATTGAACGTTTCAACCCCGCCTTTAAAGAACTCCATAACGTCCTCCGTACGGAAGAAGTGTTGGCATTAGAAGCGCGTCGCATGAGCCCCTATTCTAACCGCGCCAACGATGTCTCTGTTGTGCTGGACTTGATGATCCACGATATTGACCTGCTGCTTGAACTTGCGGGTTCTCCAGTTGTAAAACTGTCTGCTAGTGGTAGCCGGTCTGCGAACTCTGGCTATCTTGACTATGTCACAGCAACCTTGGGGTTTGCCAATGGGGTGGTGGCAACGCTGACCTCCAGCAAAGTAACCCATCGCAAAATCCGCACGATCGCGGCCCATTGCCGAAACTCTCTTACAGAGGCGGACTTTCTCAACAACGAGATTTTGATTAATCGGCAAACCACCGCTAACACCAAAACTGACTATGGCCAGGTGCTTTATCGCCAAGATGGGCTTATCGAAAAGGTGTACACGAGCAACATTGAGCCTTTGCACGCAGAGCTAGAGCATTTCGTAAACTGTGTGCGTGGGGGTGAACAGCCCTCTGTAGGCGGTGAGCAAGCACTCAAGGCGCTGCGGTTGGCCAGCCTGATTGAGCAAATGGCTTTAGATGGCAAGGCATGGCAGGGGCAAGATCTGGCCACCATGGGCATTGAAGCCCCCGCTATTGCTGTTTAG
- the gatB gene encoding Asp-tRNA(Asn)/Glu-tRNA(Gln) amidotransferase subunit GatB yields the protein MTSAAPAKTQYEAVIGLETHCQLSTQTKIFSPSSTVFGADPNTHIDPVVMGLPGVLPVLNQKVLEYAVKAGLALNCQIAPYSKFDRKQYFYPDLPKNYQISQYDLPIAEHGWLEIELVDKKTKEVTRKRIGITRLHMEEDAGKLVHAGSDRLAGSTYSLVDYNRAGVALVEIVSEPDLRSGQEAAEYAQELRRIMRYLGVSDGNMQEGSLRCDVNISVRPVGQEAFGTKVEIKNMNSFSAIQKAIEYEIERQTAAIEADEKILQETRLWEEGSQRTISMRSKEGSSDYRYFPEPDLPPIEVSPQQLDTWKSELPELPAQKRTRYETELGLSAYDARVLADERSVTEYFDTVVQAAADPKMAANWITQDIAAYLNAEKLNISDIALTPEMLAEMVKMIGDGTISTKIAKDLLPELLTQGGSPKAMVEERGLSQISDPGQIEAIIDEVLAAHPDELAKYRAGKKKLQGFFVGQIMKRTSGRVDPKLTNQLLGKKLNG from the coding sequence ATGACGTCTGCTGCTCCTGCTAAAACTCAGTATGAAGCTGTTATTGGTCTTGAAACGCACTGTCAGCTTAGTACTCAGACCAAAATCTTCTCTCCCAGTTCGACTGTGTTCGGGGCTGATCCCAACACCCACATTGATCCGGTTGTGATGGGGTTGCCAGGGGTTTTACCCGTACTCAATCAAAAGGTATTAGAGTACGCAGTCAAGGCAGGGCTTGCACTAAACTGCCAGATTGCGCCCTACAGCAAGTTTGACCGCAAGCAATATTTCTATCCTGATCTTCCCAAGAACTATCAAATCTCTCAATATGATCTGCCGATCGCCGAGCATGGTTGGCTAGAAATTGAGCTGGTCGATAAAAAAACGAAAGAAGTCACCCGCAAGCGGATCGGCATTACTCGCCTGCATATGGAAGAAGATGCAGGCAAGCTCGTCCATGCTGGCAGCGATCGCCTCGCCGGATCTACATACTCCCTGGTAGATTACAACCGGGCTGGTGTTGCCCTAGTTGAAATTGTTTCAGAGCCGGATTTACGGTCTGGGCAAGAAGCTGCTGAATATGCTCAAGAGCTACGCCGCATCATGCGCTATTTGGGCGTCAGCGACGGCAATATGCAAGAGGGGTCGCTACGCTGCGATGTCAATATTTCTGTTCGCCCCGTGGGTCAAGAAGCCTTTGGCACTAAGGTCGAGATCAAAAATATGAACTCCTTTAGTGCGATTCAAAAAGCCATTGAGTACGAAATTGAGCGCCAAACCGCGGCGATTGAGGCAGACGAGAAAATCCTTCAGGAAACGCGCTTGTGGGAAGAAGGCAGCCAGCGCACCATCAGTATGCGGTCTAAAGAAGGTTCCAGCGACTACCGGTACTTTCCAGAGCCAGATTTACCGCCGATTGAAGTCTCGCCTCAGCAGCTAGACACCTGGAAATCTGAACTGCCTGAGTTGCCAGCCCAAAAGCGAACACGCTACGAAACGGAATTGGGCCTCTCGGCCTATGATGCGCGGGTTTTGGCTGATGAGCGATCGGTAACCGAATATTTTGACACCGTCGTGCAGGCCGCAGCCGATCCCAAAATGGCGGCCAACTGGATTACTCAAGATATTGCCGCTTACCTGAACGCCGAGAAACTTAACATCTCTGACATAGCCTTAACGCCAGAGATGTTAGCGGAGATGGTCAAGATGATTGGAGATGGCACAATCAGCACGAAAATTGCTAAAGATTTGCTGCCTGAACTCCTGACCCAGGGTGGCTCTCCTAAGGCCATGGTTGAGGAGCGGGGCCTCAGCCAAATTTCTGATCCAGGGCAAATCGAGGCTATCATCGACGAGGTTCTGGCTGCTCATCCCGATGAATTGGCCAAATACCGAGCAGGCAAGAAAAAACTGCAGGGGTTTTTCGTGGGGCAGATCATGAAACGCACCAGCGGGCGGGTTGATCCAAAGCTCACGAATCAGCTTTTAGGCAAGAAACTCAATGGTTAA
- a CDS encoding SGNH/GDSL hydrolase family protein has translation MRLAFIILGLVFLGVGALEIALRLVFGFGSPPLYVADPQVGYRLAPNQRTRRFGNLLEINQYSMRGSAIAPKPDTGTLRVLMIGDSIANGGWWTDQSEILSVQIQQQLPTTKFDNYSAVEVLNASANSWGPRNELAYLAKFGTFDASVVVVLINTDDLFATAPTSVQVGRDRAYPSRRPPLALIEVLNRFKKPKPIPELQAVHNEGGDRVGVNLEAIRQIQHITQDANGQLILAMTPLLREVTPPGSRDYEITARQRLLQFTETQQILYIDFLKAFQTASSPESLYRDHIHLSREGNTLVSRTLSQAIQDVLLKSQSSGQALPDSVLDDPW, from the coding sequence GTGAGGCTGGCTTTCATCATTTTGGGTCTGGTTTTCCTTGGGGTTGGAGCACTTGAAATTGCCCTGCGGCTAGTCTTTGGCTTTGGTAGCCCGCCATTGTATGTGGCAGATCCGCAGGTGGGATACCGGCTAGCTCCCAATCAGCGCACCCGGCGCTTTGGCAACTTGTTAGAAATTAATCAATACTCAATGCGGGGCTCTGCAATCGCCCCTAAACCAGACACTGGCACCCTGCGAGTACTGATGATTGGAGACTCAATCGCAAATGGTGGCTGGTGGACTGATCAGTCTGAAATTCTATCCGTTCAGATACAGCAGCAGCTGCCGACGACAAAATTTGATAACTACAGCGCAGTAGAGGTTCTCAATGCGTCTGCTAACTCATGGGGGCCGCGAAATGAATTGGCCTATCTGGCCAAATTCGGAACCTTCGACGCGTCGGTGGTTGTAGTGCTGATCAACACAGATGATCTCTTTGCCACTGCTCCAACATCAGTCCAGGTGGGGCGCGATCGCGCCTATCCGTCTCGGCGACCTCCGCTGGCCTTGATCGAAGTGCTCAACCGGTTCAAAAAGCCCAAGCCCATTCCAGAATTGCAGGCAGTGCATAATGAAGGCGGCGATCGGGTTGGCGTTAATCTAGAGGCTATTCGGCAAATTCAGCACATTACCCAAGACGCTAATGGCCAACTGATTTTGGCGATGACCCCACTCCTGAGGGAAGTTACGCCGCCAGGATCACGAGATTATGAAATCACGGCCCGTCAGCGTTTGCTTCAATTTACAGAAACTCAGCAAATTCTCTACATTGATTTTTTAAAGGCTTTCCAGACGGCTTCGTCCCCCGAAAGCCTCTATCGAGACCATATTCACCTGAGTCGTGAGGGCAACACCTTAGTCAGCCGAACTCTTAGCCAGGCGATTCAAGACGTCCTCTTAAAGTCACAAAGTTCGGGCCAAGCGTTGCCCGATAGCGTGCTAGATGATCCCTGGTAA
- a CDS encoding ABC transporter ATP-binding protein, whose translation MAKFGDVIGYYKNYRAIAILSIAASSVFELLDLVVPYAIGQLLNVLSNQSVDQLAQGLVSWVATVSGMEATRSLTLGLLLGMIFLVTVIRAPIEPWLGVWFHWDVALRSRRDHSVEVVRKLLSLPLGFYDEHNPGRIAGRVARGLSNHTWTYPEIAGQLFPKLVRVFGIFCVIWIIEWPIAALFLVSFIVILGYSMRDLVRLNRKEQALDRYMESTESRTSEIITNIKTVKAFAAEHTELERQRQRLGRELTVVEQIIHRGYVVLMTWQELLIQSCVFGVLVLTLIATLQGQISLGHFVTTLTVSSMAYAELEPISNLAEIFARRYASMIRFHEFIQLPTGIEAASIAQSPEAITRYQFTGKLHFNHLSFGYEASRPVLQDIDLLIQPKQTVALVGRSGSGKSTLVKLLFRYFEPQQGRILIDGEDIRKLDITGYRKQLAIVHQEVDVFNGTLMDNLTYGNPDVTREQVDEACQIARVDEFIQQMPQGYSTIVGERGVRLSGGQRQRLGIARALLMHPDVLVFDEATSSLDYESERAIQLAMRSILGTRTTIIIAHRLSTVRDADVIVVLDQGRILEMGSHEDLLNHGGLYHRLHMLQETGDLLG comes from the coding sequence ATGGCTAAGTTCGGAGATGTTATTGGCTACTACAAGAACTATCGGGCGATCGCGATATTGAGTATTGCCGCGAGCAGTGTATTTGAATTGTTAGATCTGGTGGTGCCCTATGCGATTGGGCAATTGCTGAATGTGCTCTCTAATCAGTCTGTCGACCAGCTAGCCCAGGGGTTAGTGAGTTGGGTTGCGACGGTCTCTGGAATGGAGGCAACGCGATCGCTGACCTTGGGGCTATTGTTGGGAATGATTTTTCTCGTCACTGTGATTAGAGCCCCGATTGAACCCTGGCTAGGGGTTTGGTTTCACTGGGATGTGGCCTTGCGGAGTCGCCGTGACCATTCGGTAGAGGTGGTTCGTAAACTGCTGAGTCTGCCCCTTGGCTTTTATGACGAGCATAATCCAGGTCGCATTGCTGGTCGGGTAGCGCGGGGCTTATCCAACCATACGTGGACCTATCCAGAAATTGCCGGACAGCTCTTTCCGAAACTGGTGCGGGTATTTGGCATCTTTTGTGTCATTTGGATTATTGAATGGCCGATCGCTGCCCTTTTTCTGGTGTCTTTTATCGTGATCTTGGGATATAGCATGCGGGATCTGGTTCGCTTGAACCGCAAAGAGCAAGCCCTTGATCGCTATATGGAAAGCACTGAGAGCCGCACATCTGAAATCATCACCAATATCAAAACTGTAAAAGCATTCGCGGCTGAGCACACTGAATTAGAGCGCCAACGTCAGCGACTAGGCCGTGAGTTAACCGTGGTAGAACAAATCATTCACCGGGGCTACGTGGTGTTGATGACCTGGCAAGAGTTGCTGATTCAAAGCTGCGTGTTTGGGGTGTTGGTGCTGACGTTAATCGCGACTTTGCAAGGGCAGATTTCCTTAGGTCATTTTGTGACGACGCTAACGGTTTCCAGCATGGCCTATGCCGAGCTGGAGCCTATTAGCAACCTGGCTGAGATTTTTGCCCGTCGGTATGCATCCATGATTCGCTTTCACGAATTCATACAGCTGCCTACAGGCATTGAAGCAGCCAGCATTGCTCAGTCTCCAGAGGCCATTACCCGCTATCAGTTCACGGGTAAGCTGCATTTTAATCATCTCAGCTTTGGGTATGAGGCAAGCCGTCCGGTCTTGCAAGACATTGATCTCTTGATTCAGCCGAAGCAAACGGTGGCCCTGGTCGGGCGCTCAGGGTCGGGCAAGTCTACCCTGGTAAAACTGCTGTTTCGCTATTTTGAGCCTCAACAAGGCCGCATTCTCATTGACGGAGAGGATATTCGCAAACTAGATATCACGGGCTATCGCAAACAACTTGCGATCGTTCACCAAGAAGTCGATGTCTTCAACGGGACGCTGATGGACAACCTCACCTACGGCAATCCTGATGTCACCCGCGAGCAGGTGGATGAAGCGTGCCAAATTGCTCGGGTAGACGAGTTCATCCAGCAGATGCCCCAAGGCTATTCCACCATAGTGGGAGAGCGCGGAGTCCGTCTTTCTGGGGGTCAGCGGCAAAGATTAGGGATTGCTCGGGCATTGCTGATGCACCCCGATGTCCTTGTGTTTGATGAGGCGACATCTAGCCTCGACTATGAGTCAGAGCGGGCTATCCAACTGGCAATGCGGAGCATCTTGGGCACCCGGACAACGATTATCATTGCTCACCGCTTGAGCACCGTGCGAGATGCAGATGTCATTGTGGTACTAGATCAAGGTCGAATTTTAGAAATGGGTAGCCATGAGGATCTACTCAATCACGGTGGGCTTTATCACCGTCTGCATATGCTGCAAGAAACCGGGGATCTGTTGGGATAA